The window AGCAAGTATGCTTTTATTTAGTGATGGGATTGCAAGAGGAGTAAGCACATTTGATCTGCCACTTGGGGCGATAAATGCGATTATATTTGCACCATTTTTTATCGTACTTCTTTTTAGGCATTTAAATGTTAGATATTAAGAATATAAATATTTCATATGGCAAAAGAGAAATCCTAAATAATATAAATCTAACTTTTAGAGATTCTAGTTTTAATGCGATTTTAGGTGCAAATGGTGCTGGAAAAACCACACTTTTTAAATGTATATTAGGGCTAATAAAACCTTTTAGTGGCGAGATATTGATAGAAAATAAAAATATCAAGGATATAAAAATCAAACAAAGAGCAAAACTAGTATCATATATGCCGCAGATTCTAGATGTGCCATTTGATTATAGTGTATTTGATATGGTGGCTTTTGGATTTGAAGCACATACTAGAATCTTTAGCAAAATAAATAAAAACAAGATTTTTAATATACTTGAAATGCTAAATATACAAGACTTAGCAAATAGAGGTGTGCAATCACTTAGTGGCGGACAGAAAGCATTGGTATTATTGGCTAGATGTATGTTGCAAGATAGTAAGATTCTGCTACTTGATGAACCGATAGCATATCTTGATATAAACAATCAAAAAAAATTGCTTGATATTATCTCTAAATTGAAAGAAAAAATAATTATTATAAATATTCATGACCCAAGCTTAGCGCTTGATTATGCTACAAATATCATCGCTATAAAAAATCAAAAAATATTATTTCAAAAAAATAAATTTGATGTAACAAAAGAGGATTTAGAAAAACTATATGAAATAGATTTAAATTATCACAAATTAGAGAATCTGCACTTTATAAAAGCAATTTAGAGTGTTTTTATAAAAGATTCTATTTGAGATTGTAAATGTGCTAAATCCTTGCTATTATCGATTATATAGGTAGAAAGGGCTTTTTTAGATTCTATATCTATTTGAGATTCTATCTTTTTTATGGCTAATTCTGCTTTTATATTATCTCTTTTTATAAGTCTATCTATTTGTATTTGTTTTGGTGTATAAATAAGCAAGATTCTATTTATTGGATATTTTTCTTTTGCTTCAAAAAAAAGTGGAATATCTACAAAATAGACTTTTTTATACTTTTCTAGCTCTTTTGCAATTTGTAAGATCTCATTTCTTATAAAAGGATGTAAAATATTTTCTAATATTTTTCTTTTTGTATCATCACAAAATACAATAGCACCTAATTTTTTTCTATCTATATTATTGCTAGAATCCAAAATCTCGCTACCAAATTCTAAAACTACCTCATCTTTTAATATATTTAAAGCATTATGAGCTATTTTATCAGCATCAATGATGCTATATCCATATAGTTTTAGTAGATCACATACACTACTTTTACCACTTGCTATTCCACCAGTGATTGCTATTGCATTTTCTAATTTCATTAATTTTTTGCTACACCTTTTAAAATATCTTTTAGATAGTTTGGCATAGCAAATGCTGCTTCATGAATCTTTGCATTGTAATATTTTAGAGATTCTATCATGTCGATTTTTTGAAGACATATATCTGCAAGCGGGTGAAATTTATTTGATAAAAACAAATAATAATTTTGTGCAACTTTAAATGGCATTTTGATACTAAAAGATGCATTTTTAATAGAATCCAGTGCATTTTCTTGGCTAGATTCTAAATTGGGCAAATTTATAATAACAATAGAATCTTTTGTTGTTATCCCTAAAAAGTCCTTGGTTGTATCATTTTTCATATCAATAATCAAATCAAATTTCTCTTTTTTGTCACTTGTATCATAAACATTACAATGCAATGTATCAAGAAATTCTAAGAGCTTTTTATTTTCACAATGAAGAACTAAAACATCTTTTTTTTCATAATTAAAATCATTTATACACAAACCAACACAAGCCAAAAACTCTGCTTCTATAATATCTTTATCCATTTAATAGCCTTTATTAATATTGTTTTAGAAATTATAACAATTAATTACTACTTCTAAATCTAAATTGACCTTTTTTAAGGACATTAGCAATCCCACCAATGCTAAATATCCATTTATTTTCTATAAAGTTTTTCAAAAATGCCGCTATTTCACCACTAATGCTTATATGAAAAACAACGCCAACTCCATCTGTATGACCAATCGAACATACAGTTCCTTTATGCTTAAATACAAATGGCTTACTAAGTGATTTGTCATTTAGTATATTTACCAAGTTTTTGCCAACATACTCACCCATTTGATTTGCAAGTTGTGCTGTTGGGGCATTTAATATATCTCGTTTCATACAAATTGCACTATCACCTACAACAAAAATATTAGGATATTTTGGCACTCTTAAAAATTCATCTACCAAAATCCTAGAATCTTTATGCTCAAAATAAGTAGAATTAGATATCACACCACTGCCTTTTACACCAGCACACCATATAATATTGTTTGCTTTTATATCCTCTAAAACACCTAATTTATTTTTAATAATAACTCCGTCACTTTTGCATTCAATAACATCACCTTGAATAAATTCTATTCCTAGCTTTAACATCTTATGCTTTGCTAATTTAGAATCCCCTGCATTAAACATAGGCAAAATCTGCTCACCTCTACTTACACAAATGATTTTAACCAAGCTTTTATCAATACCACAAATCTTACACAATTCATCAATTTGCGTTCCAAGTTCAGCTGCAAACTCAATACCTGTAAATCCACTACCACATACCACAAATCGTAAATCAAGCGGTTCTGAATCAAAATCTTTAAACTTAGATTCTATATTATTTCTAAGGCGAATAGCAGAATTTAATGTTTCTAGCTTATAGCAAAACTCATCTACACCTTTGATACCAAATGTATTTGGAACAAAACCAAGTGCAATAACCAAATAATCATAGCTATAACAACCTCGCTCTCCAAATACTTGTTTGGATTCTGGATTAATTCTTAAAATAGTATCTTTTATGAAACTAACCTTATTAGAATCTAATATTTTTCTAAAAAAAATCCTAGCTTTCCTTGCGCTATAGGTTCCAACTGCAACCTTGTGAAGTAATGTCGTTTGATAATGATAGTCGTGCTTGCTGATTAATGTAACATTTGCTTTATCCACTTGCAGATATTTTTGTAAATAAGTAGCAATCTTAAATCCGCCATATCCACCACCAAGGATCAAAATATTTGGTCTTCCCATGTGAAGCTCTTTATAGTAAATGAAATATTTTTTTATGCCTAGATTATAATAAATTGTAATTGCATTCATTTATTAAATCAAATAAAGTTGTATGAGTATGATTAATTTTTGTAACAAGGATATTTAAGAAGCGCCCTTTTTCAGATTACTATGGCACATAAATATTATAGGGGCTCTGCTGTGTTCCCACCCTGAAGCATTGCCTATAACACCCATTGCATAGGTCTAAAAAAGAGCAAGTAGAATAATAATTAAATATTCCTTAAATCAAAATTTAAGAAATTAAAAATTAAATAATTTTTATAATGAAATTTTTAAGTGCTTTTGTATAGAATGCAAAAAACTTTCTAGCACAATAAAGAGGGGTTTTATGCCAAAACGAACAGATATACAAACAATTTTACTTATTGGTTCAGGACCAATCATAATAGGACAGGCTTGTGAATTTGACTACTCTGGCACACAAGCAGCAAAAACTCTAAAAAAACTAGGATACAAAGTAATCCTTATTAATTCAAATCCAGCAACAATCATGACAGACCCAGATTTTGCGGATAGGACTTATATAGAGCCTATTACAGAAGAAATTATTGCAAATATAATAAAAGTAGAAAAAGTTGATGCTATTTTACCTACGATGGGCGGACAAACAGCGCTAAATGTAGCTATGCGAATGCAAGAAAAAGGAATGCTAGAGGGTATTAAATTTTTAGGAGCAAATCCAGAGGCAATCAAAAAAGGGGAAGATAGGCAGGCTTTCAAGGAAGCGATGATAAAAATTGGTATGGATTTACCAAAAAGTAGATATGCCTACACAATGAAAGAAGCTCTTGATGCAGCAAAAGAAATAGGATTCCCGCTTATTATTCGTGCAAGTTACACACTTGCAGGGGGTGGAAGCGGCGTAGCATATAATATTGATGAGTTTATGGCAATAGCTCAAAATGGGCTTGATGTAAGTCCAATAAGTGAGATTCTCATTGAAGAATCTTTGCTTGGTTGGAAAGAATATGAAATGGAAGTTATACGCGATAGATTTGATAATTGTATTATTGTTTGCAGTATTGAGAATCTCGATCCTATGGGTGTGCATACAGGGGATTCTATCACTATTGCCCCAGCACTCACACTTACAGATAAAGAATATCAACGAATGCGTGATGCTAGCTTTAAAATCTTGCGTGAAATTGGCGTAGATACAGGTGGAAGCAATGTGCAGTTTGCAATAAATCCGCAAAATGGGCGAATGACGGTTATTGAGATGAATCCACGCGTTTCACGAAGTTCTGCGCTTGCAAGCAAGGCTACAGGATATCCAATCGCAAAAGTCGCTACAATGCTTGCTGTTGGATTCTCACTTGATGAGATAAAAAATGATATTACAGGCACACCAGCTAGCTTTGAACCTAGCATTGATTATATTGTTACAAAGATTCCACGATGGACATTTGAGAAATTTCCAAAAGCAGATTCTACACTTACGACTTCTATGAAAAGTATTGGTGAAGTTATGGCGATAGGTAGCACTTTTAGAGAATCTTTACAAAAAGCACTTTGTAGCTTAGAAAATGGATTGTGCGGATTAAATACAATATCAAATGATATAGAATTAATAAGCAAAGAAATAAGACGACCAAATGCAAATAGATTGCTATATATTGCTGATGGCTTTAGAATGGGGCTAAACATAGAAGAAGTGCATGAATTAAGCAAGATTGATAAATGGTTTTTAAATAATATAAAATATTTAGTAGATAGAGAAAAAGAAATCACTTCCAATGTTTTAAATGACGAAAAACTTTTAAGGGAATTAAAAATCGATGGTTTTAGCGATGAAATGATTGCGCTTTTATTAAATAAAAATAATAATGGATTTAATCTAAATCAAAATGATATTTATCAAGCAAGAATGAAATTTGGTATAAAACATGAATATAGCGAGGTAGATACTTGTGCAGGCGAATTTCCAAGTCTTACACCTTATTTATATTCAAGCATTTCATATAATCCACAAAATCAACAAACTTATCAAAATACGCAAAATTGCATAGATGAAAAAAGTAAAAAAATCCTAATTATCGGTAGCGGTCCAAATAGAATTGGACAAGGTATTGAATTTGATTATTGCTGTGTGCATGCAAGTTTTGCATTAAAAGATTTGGGATATAAAAGCATTATGTATAACTGCAATCCAGAGACGGTTAGCACGGATTATGATACAAGCAATATATTGTATTTTGAGCCTATTGATTTTGAGCATGTTCGCTCTGTAATTGAGAGAGAAAAACCAGATGGAATTATCGTGCATTTTGGGGGACAAACGCCTCTTAAACTTTCAAAAATGCTATCTTTGCTTGATGTTAATATCATAGGAAGCAGTGCAAAAGTAATAGATATTGCAGAAGATAGAGAAAAATTTGCAAAATTTATCGAAGAAAACAATCTATTACAACCACAAAATGGAATAGCTTTTAATAAAGAAGATGCATACAAGATTGCTTTTAATATTGGATTTCCTGTGCTTGTTCGCCCTTCTTATGTGCTTGGTGGAAGGGCTATGAAAATCGTATATAATGAAGATGAACTAAGAATCTACATGGAAGAAGCACTAAATATAAGCCAAAATAATCCAATTTTAATTGATAAATTTTTAGATGGTGCAATAGAGCTTGATGTTGATGCTCTAAGTGATGGCAAAGATGTATATATCGCAGGAATCATGCAACACATAGAAGAAGCTGGAATCCATAGCGGAGATTCTACTTGTGTGATACCAACAATTAATATAAGTGAAAAACATCTAAAAGAAATAGAGCAAATAACACAAATTGTCGCATTAAAACTTGGTGTTATAGGACTTATGAATATACAATATGCAATATACAATAACGCAATATATATTATTGAAGTTAATCCAAGAGCATCAAGGACGACACCTTTTGTAAGTAAAGCCACAGGGATTCCACTTGCAAAAGTTGCTACACATATAATGTGTGGAAAAACACTTAAAAAAGCACTAAATTTTTATGATAAATACAATATAGTAATCAATGAAAATGGAATCTATAAACCAAAAATGCCAAAATATGTATCAGTAAAAGAATCTGTATTCCCATTTAATAAACTTCCTGGAGCAGATGTATTGCTTGGTCCAGAAATGAAAAGCACGGGTGAAGTTATGGGGATTAGCTCTTCATTTGGCATTAGCTTTGCAAAAGGACAAATTGCATGCAACAATGCACTTCCACTAAATGGAAATGTGCTGCTATCGTTTATGGATAATGATAAAAAATATCTTCCAAATATTGCAAAGAGTTTTATTGATCTTGGGTTTAATGTATATGCAACAGCAGGGACATATACTAATCTAATAAATAATAATATAGAAGCTACAAAAGTATTAAAAATAAGCGAGGGGCGACCAAATATTCATGATTTATTATCAAATAAAGAGATTGATATAGTGATTAATACAAGTGATGATAAATCAAGCAAAGATGATGCAAAAAAGATAAGAGAGAAGGTTGTTAGACTTGCAATTCCATATTTTACAACCATATCTGGGACAAAAGGTGCGCTAAAAGCTATAAAAGAACTAAAAAAATCATCGCCTTATAAAGTGCAAGCTTTGCAAGATTATTTAAATTAATGTATTTATTTTTAGCTCAAAGTGATACAACAGCTGGGTTTTTAAGCAAATCAAAAGATAGAATCTTGCTTGCAAAGCAAAATATGCAAAACAAACCCATATTAGTAGAATCTAACTCACTTTTTTTGATAAAAAAACACTCCAAGATTCCACAAAAAATAAATAAAGCAATAAGAAGAAGTAAAAAGACTACTTTTATATTCCAAAATAATAAATCATTTAGACTTGTGGATGATGGCTTACATTCGCAGTTTTTAGAGCATTTTGGGCTTCTTTATTCTTCATCTGCAAATTTACATAAACATAAATTTGATTTAAATTTTGCTATAAATAAAGCTGATGTTTTAATAATGGATAAAAGAGGAATCTTTGAATCCTCTCCATCTAAAATTTTTAAAATAAAAAAAGATAAGATAAAAAAGATAAGATAATGGATAAAATCATAGCTATAGTTTTTTTTGGTGCGATATTTGGGCTATTTCCAATAATTATATTTTATGGCGGAATCTTTATTCATTATTTTTCATATTATGAAATAAAAGAATATTTCAATAGCTTTTTTATGCAGAATCTAAATTTATATCTATATATTTTATTTGGATTATTTAGCGGAATTGCTTTTGTTGTAAATAAAAATTTTTTAAGATTTATATATCTAATTTGTGCTATTTTATTTTGTCTTACACTAATTCCTAGTATAGGATTAAATGCTGGAGAAAAAATGTTTGCAAAAAATGCAAAAATAAATATAGATGGCAAAAATTATATTGCAAAATTAATCTATAAAGACAATATGAAAATATATTATAAATTAAAAGATAACCCAAAAATACAAAGATTGGATGTAAGATAGGAGGAAACTTTTGCGAATTGATAAATTTTTAAATACTACAAATATTTTAAAACGAAGAAGCATGGCAAAAGATTTGCTAGAAAGTCACCTAGTAAGCATTAATGGTGGCATAACAAAAGCAAGTAGAAATGTAAAAGTTGGAGATATTATTGAAATAAAATTTTTAGAATATTCAAAAAAATACGAAGTATTAATGATACCTACAACAAAAACACTACCTAAAAATCAAAAACAAGAATATATAAAAGAGATAAGCTAAGGATGATTAGATGAAATTTTTATTTGGAAAAACATTTATAAATACAGCAGTGGCATTGTATATTTGGATTCTAGGAATTACTATTGGAGCATTGCTTGCAAGTGGGGCTTTTGTCGCAAATGTGATATTTAATGCTAGTTTTTTTGGAGTTGAATTAAGCAAATTTCAAAGCGGAATCTTAATGACTCAAATATTTCTAAAATTAAATATATTACTTATTGTAGTTGCTTTTATCATTGCGATATTTGAGACTTTTACCCTTCGTCTAGGAGACAATAAAAAAATAATTAAAATTATATTATTTATAAGTGGTGCAATTAGTGTGATTTGCATATTGTTATTTAGTCTTTATTACACTCCTTTTATTGTAGAACAACAGCAGCTAGGTCTAAATGCTACGCAATCAAGTGAGTTTATCTCTATGCATGCTCAAAGTGAATTTGTGGCAAATGTATTGTTTTTTTGTCTTAGTATAAATGTCTTATTTAGGCTAGTTTATAGGAAATAAAATGTGGCTTACAAAATATAATGCAAGTGGTAATGATTTTTTAATCTTTTATACATTTAACAATATATTAGATTCTAAAAAAAGAGCAAATCTTGCAAAAAAAATATGTAATAGACATAGTGGAATTGGTGCTGATGGGCTTGTAATCATCATGCCACATAGTAAATATGCATATAAATGGGATTTTTATAATTCTGATGGAAGCAAAGCAGATATGTGTGGAAATGCAAGTAGATGTGTCGCGCACTATGCTTACATAAACAATCTAGCGCCAAAAAAGCATTCATTTTTAAGTGGTGCTGGAGAAATTAAAGTAGAAATTGATGATAAAAATGATGATATAGTAGAAGTAAATTTTGGAAAAGTAAAAATAAAAAAAGATTGCATTGATGAATATGAAATGCAATTTACACTGCTAGATTCTGGAATCCCACATTTAGTAAGCTTTATAGATGGTAAATTACCAAAAAGTAAAAATAAGATGATGGAGAATCTAAGAAAAAAATACAATGCAAATGTAAATTTTGCAAAAATCATTAGTAAAGATATCATCCATTTATCTACATATGAAAGAGGTGTAGAAGATATCACACTTGCATGCGGAACAGGCATGGCTGCCACATATTATCTAGCATTAATGCAAAATAAGATTCATAAAATCGCCACATTAATACCACCAAGCAATGAACCTTTGTATTTTAAAATGCAAAATGACGAAGTGTATTATAAAGGTAAAGTAGAGCGAATCTGTGATATCAAGCTTTTTCTATAAGTATATTAAAAAACCAATACAATAACCCAATCGTATAAAAAAATAAATTTGCATAATACAAATAAAATTGCTCTAGCAAATGAGAACAAAGTATAAATAAAATAAAACCAAAAATAAGAATAAATAAATTTACGATATTATAAAAAGTAATAGAACTCTTAAGAGAAAAAATAATTCTTGCAAACAAAATAATACTAGCTAATGATAAAACAAAATCAATAGCAGATAAAAAATTATCAAAGTCATATACCCTTATGCAATAACCAAATAAAAATATAATACTTACATTTAGTGATGGCATTATTTCTTTTATATATGTTTTATAAAAATAGTTATTAAATAGATTCTTTTTATAAAAAAAGATAAATAAAGGAATAGTTATAAAATAAATAAATACAAAACTATCAATGATTAATTCTTCTATACTATTTATCACCAAATGATTATCATCTAAGTCATAAACATCCAAAAATCCATCTAAATTATCCTGTGGCAATGCAAAGCTAATGATTAATAATGACAAAAAAATAAAGATTCCAAATAATGCCATATAAATATATTTCTTAGAATCTTTTCTTATACTTGATTGGATAAGATAAATCAAAATACAAATTGCAATAAATAGCAAAATCCTTGAAAGTTGAACAAAAATATTATTTGGACGAAGAAAAATATCTAATAAATCAACAAAATTATCAATAAATAGTGACGAGATAATAGACAAAAAGAAAAATGAAGAAAAGAAAAAAAATATAAGTGAGAAAATAAACTCATTTTTTTGCTTGGTCATTAAAAATTCTTTAAAAAATAATTATCTATGCCATCAGCAATACCTATGGCTAATTTTTCTTTATAATTCATATTTTGTAATTTTTCTAAATCACTTTTATGCGATATATAGCCAACTTCAACCAACACTGAAGGCATCAATGCACCAACCAAAACCCAAAAAGGACCTTCTCTTACTCCACCATCTATCGTTTTGGTATATAATTTTCTTGTATTTATAAGCATTCCATGTTGGATATCTATGGCAAGTTTGTTTGATGCTAAAAGTCGCTGCGAATTGATAGAATTTAAAAATGATAATTTTGAGAAATAATTCATAACCTCAATATCATCTTTATTTTCTAATTCTGCGACTTTTCTAGCGCGTTCGCTTCTTGCGTTTGATAAGAAATAAGTCTCAATTCCACTTGTAGTATTATAATTTTTTGATGTTTTAGGAAGTGAGTTTGCATGAATTGAGACAAATATATCTGCTTCTTTATTATTAGCAAACTTTGTCCTATCTGTAAGGCTTATATATTTATCACTATCTCTAGTCATATAAACTTTATAACCTCTAGATTCTAGTGTTTTTTTAACAAGTTTGCCTATAGCAAGAACAATAGTTTTTTCACAAATTTTATCTGCTTGCGCTCCACAATCTTTTCCACCATGCCCAGGGTCTAATACGATGATTTTATCTTTTCTTGCAAATGGGATAGATTCTGCTTGTTCTTTTATTGGTGGAGTAGTATCTGTTGTCGGCGAAGTGGGCTTTTTATCATCTATTGAATTAAACAAATTGGATATAACATTTTTGTCATTTTGTATTTGTGTATTTTGATTTGAATCTTTTTTTGTATCAAAACTAAGTAATAAAATATTTTTATTGATTTTGAAATTTAGAGTTTCTATTTTTTTACTTTGTATCACAATCCTTGTAGTCTTTTTGTTGTTTTGTGCGATAGTGATAAAATTTTCATTTTTTAGTCTAAAAGTCTTTTTTTTAAGCATATATTCTGCTTTTATATCATAGTAGATTCCAGTGTTTATCTTGGATTTATTAAAATTTTCTAATTTGATGCTTTTATTAAAGATGATACTCACTACACCATTGTTTTCTTTTAAATTAGTAATTTTTAATGGAGCACTAAATAACAAAAATGGAATTAAAAGAAAAATAAATCTTATCAATCTTATCTTCCACTCAATTCATCTATAAGTTCTTTAACGCTAATGATTTTATCGATTCTATATCCATTTGCACCTGTAAAATACAATCCTGTATCAAGATTCCCATAGCTGGCATCGCCTAATCTATCAGCTATACAATATCCTACTTTTTTAGCCTCCATTCCTCGATGACATGGTTGAACACAATTACTAACGCATGCTATCTTTGGGGCAGTGCCTTCACTTATAGCCTTTAATACACCTATATTAATAGCCCTAGCTGGATAACCAACCGGTGATTTAATAAGCTTTATATCTTCTTTTGTTAATTTTGGCATAATCTCTAAATACGCTTTAGCATCACATTCATAAGTGCCTAAAAATCTAGTAGCCATTTGCACGCCAAGAGCGCCTAATTCTAAAAAATTATCAATATCATTTCTATCCCAGATTCCACCTGCAGCAATTACAGGAATATTGCCCTGAATCTTAGCTTCTTTTACGACACTTGGCACGATATTTTCTAATTTAAATTCTTCTTTGAAACAATCTTCATATTTAAATCCTTGATGTCCGCCGCTAAGTGGTCCTTCAACAATCACAGCATCAGGGATTCTATTGTATCTTTCTTTCCATCTCTTGCAAATAATGCGTAAAGCTCTTGCAGATGAGACAATAGGAATAAGTGCTACATCTGGAAAATTCTTTGTAAATTCTGGCATATTGATAGGAAGTCCAGCACCTGTAATAATAATATTTGCACCTGCTTCACAAGCATCTCTTACAACCCTGCCATACTCATTTATTGCATATAAAATATTTGCAGCAAGAGGTGCATTTCCACATATTTTTCTTGCATTTTTAAAAATTTCATTTAATGCATTTTTAGAATAAAAATTAATTGCTTCAAATGGCTTAGAGCGAACGATTTTTTCAGTAAAGTGCATTTTTTTATAATATCCTGTTCCAACGCAACTAATAGTCCCCAAAGCCCCTTGAAGTGAAACATTACCTGCTAGTTCATCCCAGCTTATTCCAACTCCCATACCACCTTGTATAATTGGATATTTAATAGTATGTTTGCCGATTTTTAATGATTTAAACAATACATTGTTCATTTTATAATAGCTCTCAAAAATTTTCTTTTACCAATTTGGATTACATATATACCTGATTTAAGCTTAAGATTCTCATCTAATATTTTAACACCATCAATTCTTAGCGCCCCTGCGTTAATATCTCGTCTTGCTTGTGAGCTAGAATCTGACATTTTACTATCAACTAATAATTTACAAATCCATATATTAGATTCTGCACTAAATTCATTCAAATCTTTAGGCACGCAATCCTTGCTAAATACTAAGTCAAAATTCTCTTTTGCGCTCTTTGCACTCTCTTTTGAATGATATCTCTCTACAATTTCTAAAGCTAGATTCTCTTTTGCACTCTTTGGATGGACATTGTTATTTTCTACATCATGCTTTAATTTATCTAACTCATCAAGACTGATACTGCTAAGCAACTCATAATAACGCCACATCATAGAATCTGAAATACTTAAAATTTTGGCATACATATCATTTGGATTATCTGTGATACCTATATAATTACCAAGACTTTTGCTCATTTTATTTACTCCATCAAGACCTTCTAAAAGTGGCATCATAAGCACTGATTGCTCTTTATTTAGCCCATAAGCCCTTTGCATACTTCTACCAACAAGTAAATTAAACTTTTGATCATTTCCCCCGCATTCTATATCGCAATTAAGTGATACGCTATCATATCCTTGCAATAATGGATACATAAACTCAACAATGCTAATTGGCTGATTTTCTTTATATCTTTTTGAAAAATCATCCCTCTCAAGCATTCTTGCAACAGAAAACTTACCAGTAAGTTGCAACATTCCTTCGCTTCCTAATGCACTTAGCCATTTTGAATTAAAACAAACCTCTGTATGCTCTTTTGATAGAATCTTAAAAACTTGCTCTTCATAAGTCTTAGCATTTTTTAATACTTCTTCTCTGCTTAAAACTTTTCTAGTTTCACTTTTACCACTAGGATCACCAATGGTAGCTGTAAAATCACCAATTAGAAATTTAATATCTCCACCAAATTTTTGCAATGTAGCTAGTTTTTGCAAAAGCACACTATGTCCTAAATGTAAATCTGG of the Helicobacter sp. MIT 99-5507 genome contains:
- the coaE gene encoding dephospho-CoA kinase (Dephospho-CoA kinase (CoaE) performs the final step in coenzyme A biosynthesis.) translates to MKLENAIAITGGIASGKSSVCDLLKLYGYSIIDADKIAHNALNILKDEVVLEFGSEILDSSNNIDRKKLGAIVFCDDTKRKILENILHPFIRNEILQIAKELEKYKKVYFVDIPLFFEAKEKYPINRILLIYTPKQIQIDRLIKRDNIKAELAIKKIESQIDIESKKALSTYIIDNSKDLAHLQSQIESFIKTL
- a CDS encoding Sua5 YciO YrdC YwlC family protein; amino-acid sequence: MYLFLAQSDTTAGFLSKSKDRILLAKQNMQNKPILVESNSLFLIKKHSKIPQKINKAIRRSKKTTFIFQNNKSFRLVDDGLHSQFLEHFGLLYSSSANLHKHKFDLNFAINKADVLIMDKRGIFESSPSKIFKIKKDKIKKIR
- a CDS encoding ABC transporter ATP-binding protein — encoded protein: MLDIKNINISYGKREILNNINLTFRDSSFNAILGANGAGKTTLFKCILGLIKPFSGEILIENKNIKDIKIKQRAKLVSYMPQILDVPFDYSVFDMVAFGFEAHTRIFSKINKNKIFNILEMLNIQDLANRGVQSLSGGQKALVLLARCMLQDSKILLLDEPIAYLDINNQKKLLDIISKLKEKIIIINIHDPSLALDYATNIIAIKNQKILFQKNKFDVTKEDLEKLYEIDLNYHKLENLHFIKAI
- the carB gene encoding carbamoyl-phosphate synthase large subunit, with translation MPKRTDIQTILLIGSGPIIIGQACEFDYSGTQAAKTLKKLGYKVILINSNPATIMTDPDFADRTYIEPITEEIIANIIKVEKVDAILPTMGGQTALNVAMRMQEKGMLEGIKFLGANPEAIKKGEDRQAFKEAMIKIGMDLPKSRYAYTMKEALDAAKEIGFPLIIRASYTLAGGGSGVAYNIDEFMAIAQNGLDVSPISEILIEESLLGWKEYEMEVIRDRFDNCIIVCSIENLDPMGVHTGDSITIAPALTLTDKEYQRMRDASFKILREIGVDTGGSNVQFAINPQNGRMTVIEMNPRVSRSSALASKATGYPIAKVATMLAVGFSLDEIKNDITGTPASFEPSIDYIVTKIPRWTFEKFPKADSTLTTSMKSIGEVMAIGSTFRESLQKALCSLENGLCGLNTISNDIELISKEIRRPNANRLLYIADGFRMGLNIEEVHELSKIDKWFLNNIKYLVDREKEITSNVLNDEKLLRELKIDGFSDEMIALLLNKNNNGFNLNQNDIYQARMKFGIKHEYSEVDTCAGEFPSLTPYLYSSISYNPQNQQTYQNTQNCIDEKSKKILIIGSGPNRIGQGIEFDYCCVHASFALKDLGYKSIMYNCNPETVSTDYDTSNILYFEPIDFEHVRSVIEREKPDGIIVHFGGQTPLKLSKMLSLLDVNIIGSSAKVIDIAEDREKFAKFIEENNLLQPQNGIAFNKEDAYKIAFNIGFPVLVRPSYVLGGRAMKIVYNEDELRIYMEEALNISQNNPILIDKFLDGAIELDVDALSDGKDVYIAGIMQHIEEAGIHSGDSTCVIPTINISEKHLKEIEQITQIVALKLGVIGLMNIQYAIYNNAIYIIEVNPRASRTTPFVSKATGIPLAKVATHIMCGKTLKKALNFYDKYNIVINENGIYKPKMPKYVSVKESVFPFNKLPGADVLLGPEMKSTGEVMGISSSFGISFAKGQIACNNALPLNGNVLLSFMDNDKKYLPNIAKSFIDLGFNVYATAGTYTNLINNNIEATKVLKISEGRPNIHDLLSNKEIDIVINTSDDKSSKDDAKKIREKVVRLAIPYFTTISGTKGALKAIKELKKSSPYKVQALQDYLN
- a CDS encoding NAD(P)/FAD-dependent oxidoreductase, producing MGRPNILILGGGYGGFKIATYLQKYLQVDKANVTLISKHDYHYQTTLLHKVAVGTYSARKARIFFRKILDSNKVSFIKDTILRINPESKQVFGERGCYSYDYLVIALGFVPNTFGIKGVDEFCYKLETLNSAIRLRNNIESKFKDFDSEPLDLRFVVCGSGFTGIEFAAELGTQIDELCKICGIDKSLVKIICVSRGEQILPMFNAGDSKLAKHKMLKLGIEFIQGDVIECKSDGVIIKNKLGVLEDIKANNIIWCAGVKGSGVISNSTYFEHKDSRILVDEFLRVPKYPNIFVVGDSAICMKRDILNAPTAQLANQMGEYVGKNLVNILNDKSLSKPFVFKHKGTVCSIGHTDGVGVVFHISISGEIAAFLKNFIENKWIFSIGGIANVLKKGQFRFRSSN
- a CDS encoding RNA-binding S4 domain-containing protein — translated: MRIDKFLNTTNILKRRSMAKDLLESHLVSINGGITKASRNVKVGDIIEIKFLEYSKKYEVLMIPTTKTLPKNQKQEYIKEIS